The Alnus glutinosa chromosome 7, dhAlnGlut1.1, whole genome shotgun sequence genome includes a region encoding these proteins:
- the LOC133873194 gene encoding uncharacterized protein LOC133873194, with product MELPLIHGGLAGRKQTDSKVIFGGGRWDGACPIASGKAVFGVVGGGIYYYTVDLDEADKFVFQNQFSSPVSLPVLAKEMVEGFRIANAKDSRLEVAEAHAEPKWLKPPWRWVKCNWDAAMDKDRQRMGMAMVVRDAASLVVATAVRSVLYITDPTVAEAIGAWHAFSLCRALGLSKVVFEGDSSIVVAALNNENPICSSYGHIVVDTRSLFQSFHAVEIRHVQRVANTAAHVLAKFALVHTSNFEWLGACPQQISRIVSFEQGSY from the coding sequence GCCCCTCATCCATGGCGGTTTGGCAGGAAGGAAGCAGACGGATTCAAAAGTTATCTTTGGTGGAGGGCGATGGGATGGAGCTTGTCCAATAGCTTCAGGAAAAGCTGTCTTTGGAGTAGTTGGTGGAGGCATTTACTATTACACGGTTGATCTGGATGAGGCGGATAAGTTTGTCTTTCAAAATCAGTTCTCTTCTCCTGTTTCACTGCCTGTGCTGGCTAAAGAGATGGTCGAGGGATTCCGGATAGCCAATGCGAAGGATAGTCGGTTGGAGGTTGCAGAGGCCCATGCTGAGCCAAAATGGCTAAAACCTCCTTGGAGATGGGTCAAGTGTAATTGGGATGCAGCGATGGACAAGGACAGGCAAAGGATGGGAATGGCTATGGTGGTACGTGATGCTGCTAGTTTGGTAGTGGCAACAGCAGTTAGGTCTGTCCTATACATTACAGATCCTACGGTGGCGGAGGCTATAGGGGCTTGGCATGCTTTCTCTCTGTGTAGGGCTTTGGGTCTGTCCAAGGTGGTGTTTGAGGGGGACTCCTCGATTGTGGTGGCTGCTTTGAACAATGAGAACCCGATTTGTAGCTCCTATGGGCATATTGTGGTGGACACACGGTCTTTGTTCCAAAGCTTTCATGCAGTTGAGATACGGCACGTTCAGAGGGTGGCCAACACGGCTGCCCATGTCTTGGCAAAATTTGCCTTAGTTCACACGTCAAATTTTGAATGGCTGGGGGCTTGTCCTCAGCAAATTTCTCGGATTGTTTCTTTTGAGCAAGGCTCTTATTAA
- the LOC133874295 gene encoding uncharacterized protein LOC133874295, with amino-acid sequence MVTVNLGMLHYVLDHVYGAFMHRTKISPLFFSRGWGGTKLELLERMIKQLFPEVEGQNWPPTLVKPIWSTVWETKNACLREGVFRTPCDEQLLSALPPESHNAKVAFLTPKFVPPQKMACVVHLAGTGDHTFERRLRLGGPLLKENIATMVLESPFYGQRRPMQQYGSKLLCVSDLLLLGRATIEEARSLLYWLDSEAGFGKMGICGLSMGGVHAAMVGSLHPTPVATLPFLSPHSAVVAFCEGILKHATAWEALREDLAAENAAMTLEEVRERMRNVLSLTDVTRFPIPKNPNAVIFVAATDDGYIPKHSVLQLQNAWPGSEVRWVTGGHVSSFLLHNGEFRRAIVDGLNRLEWKESQT; translated from the exons ATGGTCACTGTAAATCTTGGAATGCTCCATTATGTGTTGGACCATGTATATGGTGCATTTATGCACAGAACAAAGATAAGCCCACTATTCTTTTCCAGAGGATGGGGTGGCACAAAGCTTGAATTGCTGGAGAGAATGATCAAGCAGCTGTTCCCAGAAGTGGAGGGCCAGAATTGGCCTCCCACTTTGGTGAAACCCATTTGGAGCACGGTTTGGGAGACCAAGAATGCTTGTTTGAGAGAAGGGGTATTTAGGACCCCTTGTGATGAGCAGTTACTAAGTGCATTGCCTCCTGAGAGCCACAATGCAAAGGTTGCTTTCCTTACTCCGAAATTTGTGCCGCCGCAGAAGATGGCCTGCGTGGTTCATCTTGCAG GAACTGGGGACCATACCTTTGAACGAAGATTGCGCCTCGGTGGACCATTGTTGAAGGAAAACATTGCAACCATGGTGCTTGAGAG CCCTTTCTATGGTCAAAGGCGTCCTATGCAGCAGTATGGTTCAAAACTTTTGTGCGTTAGTGATTTGCTTTTGTTAGGAAGAGCAACCATTGAAGAGGCCCGCAGTCTCTTATATTGGTTAGACTCTGAGGCAGGGTTTGGCAAGATGGGTATTTGTGGACTCAGTATGG GAGGAGTACATGCTGCAATGGTTGGATCACTTCACCCTACACCTGTTGCAACCCTTCCTTTTCTCTCACCACACTCTGCTGTTGTGGCATTCTGTGAGGGCATATTAAAGCATGCCACTGCCTGGGAGGCACTGAGAGAGGATCTTGCAGCAGAGAATGCTGCAATGACTCTCGAGGAGGTTAGAGAAAGGATGCGAAATGTACTGTCTCTCACAGATGTCACACGTTTTCCTATTCCCAAAAATCCCAATGCAGTAATATTTGTTGCTGCCACT GATGATGGGTATATCCCAAAACACTCTGTGCTGCAGCTTCAAAACGCTTGGCCAGGTTCGGAGGTGAGATGGGTCACTGGTGGGCATGTCTCATCCTTTCTTCTCCACAACGGCGAGTTCCGCAGGGCGATTGTCGATGGGCTTAACAGATTAGAATGGAAAGAGTCTCAAACGTGA
- the LOC133874356 gene encoding polygalacturonase inhibitor-like, whose amino-acid sequence MAIPLLSLFCLFTLLFSSAHSELCNPKDKKVLLQIKAALNNPYLLASWNPATDCCDWYCVTCNSTSHRINSLTIFAGEISGQIPAEVGDLPYLENLEFHKLSNLTGPIQPAIAKLKNLNFLTLSWTNLSGPVPDFLSKLKNLNSLDLSFNDLSGSIPSSLSLLPNLNGLRLDRNKLTGPIPESFGNFTKVPDLYLSHNQLTGKIPASFAKMDFSVIDLSRNKLEGDASVVFGSNKTTQIVDLSRNLLQFDLSKVQFPKSLTSLDLNHNNITGSIPVAMTALNLQFLNVSYNRLCGKIPVGGKLQSFDYSSYFHNRCLCGSPLPNCK is encoded by the coding sequence atggcCATCCCTCTCCTCTCCCTCTTCTGCCTTTTCACCCTTCTCTTCTCCTCCGCCCACTCCGAGCTCTGCAACCCGAAAGACAAAAAAGTCCTCCTCCAAATCAAGGCAGCCCTCAACAACCCCTATCTACTCGCCTCCTGGAACCCAGCCACCGACTGCTGCGACTGGTACTGCGTCACGTGCAACTCCACCTCCCACCGCATCAACTCCCTCACCATCTTCGCCGGCGAAATATCCGGCCAAATTCCTGCGGAGGTCGGTGACCTCCCTTACCTCGAAAATCTCGAGTTCCACAAGCTCTCCAACCTCACTGGCCCTATCCAGCCCGCCATTGCCAAGCTCAAAAACCTTAATTTCTTGACGCTCAGCTGGACCAACCTCTCTGGCCCAGTCCCTGACTTCCTCAGCAAGCTCAAGAACCTCAACTCCTTAGATCTCTCCTTCAACGACCTCTCAGGCTCTATCCCATCCTCACTCTCTCTGCTTCCCAACCTCAACGGGCTTCGTTTGGACCGCAACAAACTCACCGGACCAATCCCAGAATCCTTTGGGAACTTTACCAAGGTACCGGACTTGTACCTCTCTCACAACCAACTAACTGGGAAAATCCCAGCCTCGTTCGCCAAGATGGACTTCAGCGTCATAGACCTGTCGCGCAACAAGCTCGAAGGCGACGCATCCGTGGTTTTTGGCTCCAACAAGACCACACAGATCGTGGATTTGTCGAGGAACTTGCTCCAGTTCGATCTGTCCAAGGTGCAGTTCCCCAAGAGCTTGACGTCGTTGGATCTTAACCACAACAATATCACCGGGAGCATTCCGGTGGCGATGACCGCACTGAATTTGCAGTTCTTGAATGTGAGTTATAATAGGCTGTGTGGTAAGATTCCGGTGGGTGGTAAGCTGCAGAGCTTCGACTACTCCTCGTATTTCCACAACCGGTGCTTGTGCGGGTCGCCGCTTCCAAACTGCAAGTGA